TGTTGTGGTTTCATCGATGGCAAATGCATAAAATAGAATATTACCGCTACCACAACCAATACAGTTCCTAAAATGATATAAGGTAATTTTACTGCCGCTGCTTCACCTAATAAATAAGCTGTTTTTTCAGCATCTGGCATAGCGGCCATTTGTTCTTTTGTATGATTAGTTCCTGAAAGAATGAATAACGAACCCACAATTGGTGCCACCATAGCAGCTAATCCGTTAAAAGAAGCAGCTAAATTTAATCGTTTAGAAGAAGATTCAGCAGGGCCTAAAATAGCAGCATACGGATTCGCACTTGTTTCCAAAATAGTTAATCCGCAGCCAATTACGAATAAAGCAAATAAGAACAACTCGTAGGTTCTGGAATTAGCTGCTGGGACAAATAAAAAAGCTCCCGCAGCAAATACTAATAATCCCGTTATAATACTGTTTTTGTAACCAAATCTTTTTATCAGCATTCCCGCAGGAATCGCCATTATAAAATAGGCAAAAAATACCGAGGTGTCAATTAAGGTCGATTGGCGGTTGTTTAATTCGCAGGCCTTTTTAAGATGCGGAATTAAAATAGAATCCAGATTGTGCGCCATTCCCCAAAGGAAAAACAAGCTGGTAATTAAAATAAATGGCAGAAGATAGTTGGTTTTTCCTCCTTCTGTAGGCACTTGGTGCTGATCTCCGGTTTGGTTGGTTACTTGCATTCGTTAGATAGTTTTTTGTTTCTCACGATATAAATGATACAAGATAATTTAAGCAGTGTGTTGCGTAAACGATGCGCAAAAATTATAGCAACTTATATATTTATATGGTTTTAAAAATTTAGGTTTTATAATTTTTCTATTGATATTCCGCCATTGCTACTGCTGATGTAGCAAGCTTCCACTACTTTCATGGTGTCTAAAACGTCTTGAACACTTGCCAATAATTTAGAATCTGAACCCTCTTTAAAGCGCATTAAATTTGACATTGTTCCAATGAAAGCTTCTGGAAACCAAGAACCTTCGAGTTGAACTTTTTTCCATTCATATTGTCCAGCTTCGTTTTCTACGGCATATTCAAAAATATCCGGCAGACCGTCGGGATAATTCATTAATAATCCCATTTTGGCTTTTATCGCACCTTTTGTTCCTTCCCATTTAATGTAGCTTTCTTCGTGGTTTGGACCAAAATGATGATCGTGGTTGGTATTGATTACTACATGTTTATCTTCTCCATAATCTAAAATAATCGTAGAACGGCTTGATGATAGTTTTTTAAGCGGATGTTTAGCCGTTTTTGCCATAACACCATTTGGATTTCCCAAAAATGACCTAATGCAATCGATATAGTGAACACTATGAAAAAGAATTTCCAATCTAGGATGTTCCTTAATCAGCGGAAACAATTCCCAAGGTGTATTTACAGTTACTTTAACTTCTAAATCGTATAAATCGCCAATTAAACCTTCATTGATAAGATATCGTGCTGCACTTACAAATGGTGAAAACCGAAGCTGAAAATTGATTGCAGCTACTAAATTTTTTCTTTCGCACACAGCCACAATATCTTTAGCCTGTGCTAAATCATTTCCCATTGGTTTCTGAATCAAAACAGCAGCACCATCAGGAAGCTGTTCTAAAATCTCGATATATTGATCGGGTAGAACCGTAATGTCGTACACTGTATCTGGCGGTGAGTTTTTAACTGCGTCGGCAACATTTTCAAAAACATGTTTAATGTCAAACTCTCTGGCTAAATCATGTGCTTTGGAAATCGTTCTATTCGTAATGCCAAAAACCGTAAATCCAGCCATTTTGTAAGCCGGAAGGTGCGCATCTTTTACAATTCCGCTGGCGCCAATAA
This is a stretch of genomic DNA from Flavobacterium endoglycinae. It encodes these proteins:
- the fucP gene encoding L-fucose:H+ symporter permease; the encoded protein is MQVTNQTGDQHQVPTEGGKTNYLLPFILITSLFFLWGMAHNLDSILIPHLKKACELNNRQSTLIDTSVFFAYFIMAIPAGMLIKRFGYKNSIITGLLVFAAGAFLFVPAANSRTYELFLFALFVIGCGLTILETSANPYAAILGPAESSSKRLNLAASFNGLAAMVAPIVGSLFILSGTNHTKEQMAAMPDAEKTAYLLGEAAAVKLPYIILGTVLVVVAVIFYFMHLPSMKPQHTEAEVKPGFFSVLKFSHLTWAVIAQFFYVGAQVCITSFFIRIAQQGAGLDEKTAGYYLGIYGFLFMSGRFIGTFFLKFVKDYVLLSIYCAASIVLCLLAIYGSGIVVIYALGGIGFFMSIMFPTIFSLGLVGLKSNTETGSSWLVMSIVGGAILPYGMGTLIDMKHDDIQAGYIIPLLCFVIILSFGLYGHKVKGVQ
- a CDS encoding Gfo/Idh/MocA family protein, which codes for MNIPYKPLLPKTNQPIVIIGASGIVKDAHLPAYKMAGFTVFGITNRTISKAHDLAREFDIKHVFENVADAVKNSPPDTVYDITVLPDQYIEILEQLPDGAAVLIQKPMGNDLAQAKDIVAVCERKNLVAAINFQLRFSPFVSAARYLINEGLIGDLYDLEVKVTVNTPWELFPLIKEHPRLEILFHSVHYIDCIRSFLGNPNGVMAKTAKHPLKKLSSSRSTIILDYGEDKHVVINTNHDHHFGPNHEESYIKWEGTKGAIKAKMGLLMNYPDGLPDIFEYAVENEAGQYEWKKVQLEGSWFPEAFIGTMSNLMRFKEGSDSKLLASVQDVLDTMKVVEACYISSSNGGISIEKL